From one Rosa rugosa chromosome 4, drRosRugo1.1, whole genome shotgun sequence genomic stretch:
- the LOC133742516 gene encoding salutaridine reductase-like, with amino-acid sequence MAETTISFGSKRIAVVTGANKGIGLEISRQLASNGVGVVLTARDVKRGTEAVQKLKASGFSDVVFHQLDVNNPTTIASLADFLKTQFGKLDILVNNAGVLGSTYLTDNVVVDRQNVLGSTSLKEVLVQTYETAEDCLKTNYYGIKQLTEALLPLLQKSDAARIVNVSSGLGQLRVIANEKAKKELGDVNNLTEEKVDKLVEEFLEDVKQDLIESKGWPLNISSYIVSKAALNAYTRVLAKKYPEIATNAVSPGFTKTDINQNTGINTVEEGAEGPVKLALIADTGISGLYFEMTEESTFD; translated from the exons ATGGCAGAAACAACCATCAGTTTTGGGTCCAAGAG GATTGCTGTTGTTACTGGAGCCAACAAAGGGATTGGACTTGAGATTAGTAGGCAATTAGCTTCTAATGGAGTTGGGGTGGTACTAACAGCAAGAGATGTGAAGAGAGGCACAGAAGCTGTTCAAAAGCTTAAGGCCTCTGGTTTCTCTGATGTGGTCTTTCATCAGCTAGATGTAAATAACCCAACTACCATTGCTTCTCTGGCAGATTTTCTCAAAACTCAGTTTGGAAAGCTTGACATTTTG GTTAACAATGCAGGAGTCCTTGGATCCACATACCTCACCGATAACGTCGTAGTGGATCGTCAAAAT GTTTTAGGTTCTACATCACTGAAAGAAGTTTTAGTGCAAACATACGAGACGGCAGAGGATTGCTTGAAAACAAATTATTATGGAATCAAGCAACTCACAGAAGCACTTCTTCCCCTTCTTCAAAAATCAGATGCAGCAAGGATAGTAAATGTCTCTTCAGGACTGGGACAGCTAAGG gttatTGCAAATGAGAAAGCCAAGAAAGAGCTAGGAGATGTCAATAACCTCACCGAGGAAAAAGTGGACAAGCTGGTTGAGGAATTTCTGGAGGATGTGAAGCAGGATTTGATAGAATCCAAAGGCTGGCCTCTAAACATATCTTCTTACATTGTATCAAAAGCAGCTCTGAATGCCTATACAAGAGTCTTGGCAAAGAAGTATCCTGAAATTGCTACAAACGCAGTTAGTCCTGGCTTTACCAAAACAGATATCAACCAAAATACTGGGATTAACACAGTTGAAGAAGGTGCAGAAGGTCCTGTGAAGCTGGCTTTGATAGCTGACACTGGAATTTCTGGCCTCTACTTTGAAATGACTGAAGAGTCAACCTTTGATTGA
- the LOC133742515 gene encoding salutaridine reductase-like — protein MAETTISFESKRIAVVTGANKGIGLEISRQLASNGVGVVLTARDLKRGTEAVEKLKASGFSDVVFHQLDVNNPTTIAALADFLRTQFGKLDILVNNAGVLGSTYLTDNVIVEPQDILGSTSLKEVLVQTYETAEDCLKTNYYGIKQLTEALLPLLKKSAAARIVNVSSALGQLRAIANEKAKKELGDVNNLTEEKVDKLVEEFLEDVKQDLIESKGWPVNMSSYIVSKAALNAYTRVLAKKYPKIATNAVSPGFTKTDINQNTGINTVEEAAEGPVKLALIADSGISGLYFEMTEESSFD, from the exons ATGGCAGAAACAACCATCAGTTTTGAGTCCAAGAG GATTGCTGTTGTTACTGGAGCCAACAAAGGGATTGGACTTGAGATTAGTAGGCAATTAGCTTCTAATGGAGTTGGGGTGGTACTAACAGCAAGAGATTTGAAGAGAGGCACAGAAGCTGTTGAAAAGCTTAAGGCCTCTGGTTTCTCTGATGTGGTCTTTCATCAGCTAGATGTAAATAACCCAACCACCATTGCTGCTCTGGCAGATTTTCTCAGAACCCAGTTTGGAAAGCTTGACATTTTG GTTAACAATGCAGGAGTCCTTGGATCCACATACCTCACCGATAACGTCATAGTGGAGCCTCAAGAT ATCTTAGGTTCTACATCACTGAAAGAAGTTTTAGTGCAAACATACGAGACGGCAGAGGATTGCTTGAAAACAAACTATTATGGAATCAAGCAACTCACAGAAGCACTTCTTCCACTTCTTAAAAAATCAGCAGCAGCAAGGATAGTCAATGTCTCTTCAGCACTGGGACAGCTAAGG GCTATTGCAAATGAGAAAGCCAAGAAGGAGCTAGGAGATGTCAATAACCTCACCGAGGAAAAAGTGGACAAGCTGGTTGAGGAATTTCTGGAGGATGTAAAGCAGGATTTGATAGAATCCAAAGGCTGGCCTGTAAACATGTCTTCTTACATTGTATCAAAAGCAGCTCTGAATGCTTATACAAGAGTCTTGGCCAAGAAGTATCCCAAAATTGCTACAAACGCAGTTAGTCCTGGTTTTACCAAAACAGACATCAACCAAAATACCGGGATTAACACAGTTGAAGAAGCTGCAGAAGGTCCTGTGAAGCTGGCTTTGATAGCTGACTCTGGTATTTCTGGCCTCTACTTTGAAATGACGGAAGAGTCATCCTTTGATTGA
- the LOC133742517 gene encoding uncharacterized protein LOC133742517 isoform X1, whose protein sequence is MEDWEEDARIPSLLSKEPAVKGNWDDEDADENDVKDSWEDDDELAPPEPAPKAPAEKAPKKPATKAAEKKGKAVEVQKEEPLDPLAEKLRQQRLVEEADYKATKELFSTRDEKNIDNFIPKSESDFLEYAELISHKLRPFEKSFHYIGLLKAVMRLSMTSLKGADAKDVASSITAIANEKIKAEKEANAGKKKTGAKKKQLHVDKPDDDIAVDGYDPLDDYDFM, encoded by the exons ATGGAGGACTGGG AAGAAGATGCGAGAATTCCATCCCTCCTTTCTAAGGAGCCAGCAGTAAAAGGTAACTGGGATGATGAAGATGCGGATGAGAATGACGTGAAGGACTCatgggaggatgatgatgaacttGCTCCTCCG gAACCTGCACCAAAGGCTCCTGCTGAAAAGGCGCCCAAGAAACCTGCAACAAAGGCtgcagaaaagaaaggaaaagctGTTGAAGTACAAAAGGAAGAGCCACTAGATCCCCTGGCTGAGAAACTTCGCCAACAGAG ACTGGTGGAAGAAGCAGATTATAAGGCCACTAAAGAACTGTTTTCTACTAGAGATGAGAAAAACATTGATAATTTCATTCCCAAATCCGAAAGTGACTTCCTGGAATATGCCGAACTTATTTCACATAAACTTCGTCCATTTGAG AAAAGTTTTCATTATATTGGTCTACTTAAGGCAGTAATGAGACTGTCAATGACTTCTTTGAAAGGAGCTGATGCAAAAGATGTTGCATCTTCAATTACGGCAATTGCAAATGAGAAGATAAAAGCTGAGAAGGAAGCCAATGCTGGTAAAAAGAAGACAG GTGCCAAGAAAAAGCAGCTTCATGTTGATAAGCCGGATGATGATATAGCTGTTGATGGCTACGATCCCCTCGATGACTATGACTTTATGTGA
- the LOC133743351 gene encoding RNA-binding NOB1-like protein, translated as MDATVTPAPIPDPNAAPVVSCWSNIVKKQPDPKPQNSSDSSSIAAGKVFVESCKSSKGIAVAVVDANAIIQGGETLAHWADRFVSVPEVMDEVRDPVSRHRLAVVPFQVQTMEPSPESLSKVVKFARATGDLQTLSDVDVKLIAMTYTLEAQIHGTEHLRDCPPPVHTVNVRRLPEKDLPGWGNNVPNLEEWEALENEAEDKLNPSSRILPLKDINLNVIEDSESRSVDGSVVEVRSDVRSENQEGGEGIQGRHRRYFPKKKEINIEGKMVSDGIDASQGQADDNAGDWMPAVSRSTHRRFLRRKARRESYEASADNDSQQDAEENTSGDVLVDARSQDQTSPSKFEEACCRPVESEMTEEKNCGDLSSILEQTRHDEDSLRALQKGKEQHGVEDNDFKAEESTSDNGVNFAVEGDEVDVINEGLDHLEISSHNDGSVDTSNVNDDSSEQSWMLRSLSESSVACITSDFAMQNVILQMGLRLLAPGGMQIRQLHRWILKCHACNTVTAEIGRIFCPKCGNGGTLRKVAVTVGENGIILAARKPRITLRGTRFSLPLPQGGRNAITKNPVLREDQLPQKYLHPKTKKKANKPGDDDLFTSNDFIFRHHSDKKAPLQPPVRKALAAFSGRRNPNDNHYSHSKN; from the exons ATGGACGCCACCGTCACCCCAGCCCCAATCCCCGACCCGAACGCCGCCCCAGTCGTCTCCTGTTGGAGCAACATCGTGAAGAAGCAGCCggacccaaagccccaaaacTCCTCCGACTCCTCCTCAATCGCCGCCGGCAAAGTATTCGTCGAAAGCTGCAAGTCCTCCAAGGGCATAGCCGTCGCCGTCGTCGACGCCAATGCTATCATTCAAGGCGGCGAGACCCTCGCCCACTGGGCCGACAGGTTCGTCTCCGTCCCAGAGGTCATGGACGAGGTCCGTGACCCTGTTTCCCGCCACCGCCTCGCCGTCGTTCCCTTCCAAGTTCAGACCATGGAACCCTCCCCTGAATCCCTCAGTAAAG TTGTTAAGTTTGCGAGGGCTACTGGGGATTTACAGACACTGTCAGATGTGGATGTTAAGCTCATTGCCATGACTTATACATTGGAGGCTCAGATACATGGCACTGAGCACCTCAGGGACTGTCCTCCGCCGGTGCATACTGTCAATGTAAGGAGGTTACCGGAGAAGGACCTGCCCGGGTGGGGAAATAATGTGCCTAATTTGGAAGAGTGGGAAGCGCTGGAGAACGAAGCGGAGGATAAGTTGAACCCCAGTTCAAGGATTCTTCCGTTGAAAGATATAAACTTGAATGTTATTGAGGATTCTGAGAGCCGTTCTGTTGATGGTTCTGTGGTGGAAGTTAGGAGTGATGTTCGTTCTGAGAATCAGGAGGGTGGTGAGGGCATTCAGGGGAGACATAGGAGATATTTtccaaagaagaaagagataaatatTGAAGGGAAGATGGTTTCTGATGGAATTGATGCATCCCAAGGACAAGCTGATGATAATGCTGGGGATTGGATGCCTGCCGTCAGTCGGAGTACACATAGAaggtttttgagaagaaaagctAGACGTGAGTCTTATGAGGCATCGGCTGATAATGATTCTCAGCAAGATGCTGAGGAAAACACCAGTGGTGACGTACTTGTAGATGCTAGGAGCCAGGATCAAACATCGCCTTCTAAATTTGAAGAGGCATGTTGCAGACCTGTGGAGAGTGAGATGACAGAAGAGAAGAATTGTGGTGATCTTTCCTCAATCCTTGAGCAAACAAGGCATGATGAAGATTCACTAAGGGCTCTTCAAAAAGGGAAGGAGCAGCATGGGGTTGAGGATAATGATTTCAAAGCAGAGGAAAGCACTTCTGATAACGGTGTGAATTTTGCTGTTGAGGGAGATGAGGTTGATGTGATAAATGAAGGTCTGGATCACTTGGAGATCTCAAGTCATAATGATGGTAGTGTTGATACATCAAATGTTAACGATGATAGCAGTGAGCAGAGCTGGATGCTGCGATCCTTGTCTGAGTCTAGTGTAGCATGTATAACAAGTGATTTTGCAATGCAAAATGTTATTCTGCAGATGGGTTTACGGTTGTTGGCACCAGGAGGAATGCAGATCCGCCAGCTGCACAG GTGGATTTTGAAATGCCATGCTTGTAACACTGTGACTGCTGAAATTGGGAGAATATTTTGTCCAAAGTGTGGAAATGGTGGTACCTTGCGCAAGGTAGCAGTTACAGTGGGTGAGAATGGGATTATTCTTGCGGCACGTAAGCCTCGGATCACGTTGCGTGGCACAAGA TTTTCACTTCCTTTACCTCAAGGTGGAAGAAATGCCATTACTAAGAACCCTGTTTTACGTGAGGATCAGCTCCCACAAAAGTACCTTCATCcaaagacaaaaaagaaagCAAATAAGCCg GGAGATGACGACCTATTCACTTCCAATGACTTCATCTTCCGCCACCATTCTGATAAAAAGGCTCCTTTGCAGCCTCCTGTAAGGAAGGCATTAGCTGCTTTCAGTGGAAGGAGGAATCCCAACGACAATCATTATTCACATTCCAAGAATTAA
- the LOC133743350 gene encoding cellulose synthase-like protein G2 codes for MDQSSNAPMHLCHVNKLTIFINRTYTVIYSVALSFLLYYRASFFFHDTKTPILLSLIVFAAELVSSFEWLLTQAYRWRPVSRTVFPERLPEDDKLPSVDVFICTADPDLEPTVAVMNTVISAMALDYPPEKLHVYLSDDGGADVTLNGMREAWTFAKRWIPFCKRYKIKCRSPKAYFSAAEDENEDGALGVTDFIQERQIIQEKYEVFKERVREYARHGDTGSSKRRDHSAVIEVIQEISSNHAFEENEAKNMPLLVYVSREKRPSHAHHFKAGALNVLLRVSGVISNSPFILGLDCDMYCNDPSSARQAMCFHLDPKLSPTLALVQFPHKFHNISKNDIYDSQMREVFSVLYQGFDGLQGPCVSGTGYYIKRLSLYGKSLKKDHKDLMELRQSVGPSNEFVKSLLGNYNPNMEMAQLAETQQLASCTYEDGTKWGEEAGFLYASVVEDYFTGFASLHCKGWNSVYCNPPRPQFLGSGTTNLNDFLVQGTRWSSGLVDVAISKYCPLIYGLSKMSFPESMCYAWIAIFPICRFFSLWCLATIPQLCLVNGISLYPEVSNSFFWIFSFVFLSSVLRHLYEVLTTEASLQHWIYEQRIWMMKAVTSHLYGSLDAFMKKFGLREASFFLTNKVDDVEQLKRYNAGVFDFQTSAHFLVPLASLVILNMASLCVGIARVIFLGELEKLFIHVFIPFYAVVVNYPIIEGMLIRKDSGRIPPSITLLSATASIIFCVLGSVIFM; via the exons ATGGATCAGAGTTCTAATGCCCCTATGCATCTCTGCCATGTCAACAAGCTCACAATCTTCATTAATCGAACGTATACAGTCATATATTCCGTCGCTTTATCATTCTTGCTTTACTATAgagcctctttcttcttccatgACACCAAAACACCCATCTTACTATCTCTTATTGTCTTTGCGGCCGAGCTCGTCTCTTCCTTCGAGTGGCTTCTAACCCAGGCATATCGGTGGAGGCCAGTCTCTCGAACTGTGTTCCCGGAGAGATTGCCGGAAGATGACAAACTTCCTTCAGTCGACGTGTTCATTTGCACCGCTGATCCTGATCTGGAGCCAACCGTGGCGGTGATGAACACTGTAATATCAGCCATGGCACTCGACTATCCACCCGAGAAGCTTCACGTGTATTTGTCAGATGATGGCGGTGCTGATGTGACTCTGAATGGTATGAGAGAGGCTTGGACGTTTGCAAAGCGGTGGATTCCATTTTGTAAGAGGTATAAGATCAAGTGCAGGTCTCCAAAAGCCTATTTCTCAGCAGCAGAGGACGAGAATGAAGATGGTGCTTTGGGGGTTACTGATTTTATACAAGAGAGGCAAATTATTCAG GAAAAATATGAGGTGTTTAAGGAAAGAGTGAGAGAATACGCAAGGCATGGTGACACTGGGAGCAGTAAGCGTCGAGATCATTCTGCAGTGATTGAG GTGATACAAGAAATTTCTAGTAATCATGCATTTGAAGAGAATGAGGCAAAAAACATGCCTCTCCTTGTTTATGTCTCTCGCGAGAAAAGACCTTCTCATGCCCATCATTTCAAGGCTGGAGCTCTCAATGTTCTT CTTCGGGTATCCGGTGTGATCAGTAATTCTCCCTTCATATTAGGGCTTGATTGTGACATGTATTGCAATGATCCAAGTTCAGCTCGGCAAGCAATGTGTTTCCACCTTGATCCCAAGCTCTCACCTACACTAGCACTTGTGCAATTCCCTCATAAATTCCACAACATCAGTAAGAATGACATCTACGACAGTCAGATGAGAGAGGTGTTTTCG GTGCTATATCAAGGTTTTGATGGACTTCAAGGGCCATGCGTATCCGGTACTGGCTATTACATCAAGAGGTTATCCTTGTATGGAAAATCTCTAAAGAAAG ATCATAAGGATCTTATGGAACTTAGACAATCTGTTGGTCCTTCGAATGAGTTCGTAAAATCCCTGCTTGGAAACTACAATCCTAATATGGAAATGGCACAGCTAGCTGAGACCCAACAGCTAGCCTCTTGTACCTATGAAGATGGCACCAAATGGGGTGAAGAG GCTGGTTTCTTATACGCGTCTGTAGTGGAAGATTATTTCACCGGGTTCGCTAGCTTGCATTGCAAGGGTTGGAATTCAGTGTATTGCAATCCACCAAGGCCTCAGTTCTTGGGCAGTGGCACCACTAATTTGAATGACTTTTTGGTCCAAGGGACAAGATGGAGTTCTGGGTTGGTTGATGTTGCCATCTCCAAATACTGCCCTCTTATATATGGCCTTTCTAAAATGTCTTTCCCTGAAAGTATGTGCTATGCATGGATAGCAATTTTCCCTATTTGCCGGTTCTTCTCACTCTGGTGCCTTGCAACTATACCTCAGCTTTGCCTAGTCAACGGCATTTCCCTGTACCCTGAG GTCTCAAATTCCTTTTTTTGGATATTTTCTTTTGTGTTCCTCTCGTCTGTTTTGAGACATTTATACGAGGTCCTCACAACGGAAGCGTCATTACAACATTGGATATACGAGCAAAGAATATGGATGATGAAAGCAGTTACATCTCACTTATATGGTAGTCTTGATGCTTTTATGAAGAAATTTGGTTTGAGGGAAGCAAGTTTCTTCCTAACAAATAAAGTTGATGACGTTGAGCAACTCAAGCGTTACAACGCGGGGGTATTTGATTTCCAAACCTCAGCACATTTTCTTGTTCCATTGGCTTCACTGGTTATCTTGAACATGGCCTCCCTTTGTGTGGGCATTGCCAGAGTGATCTTTCTGGGGGAGTTGGAGAAGTTGTTTATACATGTCTTCATACCATTTTATGCGGTGGTCGTCAATTATCCTATAATAGAAGGAATGCTAATAAGGAAAGACAGTGGTCGCATTCCACCATCAATCACCCTATTGTCTGCTACAGCTTCAATCATTTTCTGCGTTTTGGGTTCAGTTATTTTCATGTAG
- the LOC133742517 gene encoding uncharacterized protein LOC133742517 isoform X2 has product MEDWEDARIPSLLSKEPAVKGNWDDEDADENDVKDSWEDDDELAPPEPAPKAPAEKAPKKPATKAAEKKGKAVEVQKEEPLDPLAEKLRQQRLVEEADYKATKELFSTRDEKNIDNFIPKSESDFLEYAELISHKLRPFEKSFHYIGLLKAVMRLSMTSLKGADAKDVASSITAIANEKIKAEKEANAGKKKTGAKKKQLHVDKPDDDIAVDGYDPLDDYDFM; this is encoded by the exons ATGGAGGACTGGG AAGATGCGAGAATTCCATCCCTCCTTTCTAAGGAGCCAGCAGTAAAAGGTAACTGGGATGATGAAGATGCGGATGAGAATGACGTGAAGGACTCatgggaggatgatgatgaacttGCTCCTCCG gAACCTGCACCAAAGGCTCCTGCTGAAAAGGCGCCCAAGAAACCTGCAACAAAGGCtgcagaaaagaaaggaaaagctGTTGAAGTACAAAAGGAAGAGCCACTAGATCCCCTGGCTGAGAAACTTCGCCAACAGAG ACTGGTGGAAGAAGCAGATTATAAGGCCACTAAAGAACTGTTTTCTACTAGAGATGAGAAAAACATTGATAATTTCATTCCCAAATCCGAAAGTGACTTCCTGGAATATGCCGAACTTATTTCACATAAACTTCGTCCATTTGAG AAAAGTTTTCATTATATTGGTCTACTTAAGGCAGTAATGAGACTGTCAATGACTTCTTTGAAAGGAGCTGATGCAAAAGATGTTGCATCTTCAATTACGGCAATTGCAAATGAGAAGATAAAAGCTGAGAAGGAAGCCAATGCTGGTAAAAAGAAGACAG GTGCCAAGAAAAAGCAGCTTCATGTTGATAAGCCGGATGATGATATAGCTGTTGATGGCTACGATCCCCTCGATGACTATGACTTTATGTGA